A single region of the Vicia villosa cultivar HV-30 ecotype Madison, WI linkage group LG4, Vvil1.0, whole genome shotgun sequence genome encodes:
- the LOC131597539 gene encoding uncharacterized protein LOC131597539: MLCLPLPDFVIKKINSICRSFIWTGKATNSRKSPVAWHHVCKPVKQGGLNILNLQVWNSVALMKSLWNICMKVDNLWVKWVHTYYLKGRNYDAEINTNNCTWILKCIMTKIQDISGVQHLWNSMIAQAKFQMMKVYSMLMGDDSRIDWYHLMSHNFARPRAKVIMWLAIQDRLPTKMRLHRLGLLQDTTCALCGVAEESVDHILFHCSHTVRLWDRLLEWLDKQTAGTMNFNWIKRVTKGKGQNKGMLKATLTEVVYGIWMHRNKRIFDTVMDNMDIQCMARDIIDTLVYRRWQKPNYRKIIVNTLM; encoded by the coding sequence ATGCTATGCCTTCCTCTGCCTGATTTTGTCATAAAGAAGATAAACTCTATATGTCGTTCTTTTATTTGGACTGGGAAAGCAACTAACAGTCGAAAATCCCCTGTGGCTTGGCACCATGTTTGTAAGCCAGTGAAACAGGGTGGGCTGAATATTCTGAATTTGCAGGTTTGGAATTCAGTGGCCTTGATGAAAAGCTTATGGAATATATGTATGAAGGTAGACAATCTTTGGGTTAAATGGGTTCATACTTATTATTTGAAAGGTAGAAACTATGATGCTGAGATCAACACTAATAATTGTACCTGGATTTTGAAGTGCATTATGACTAAGATTCAAGACATAAGTGGTGTGCAACATTTGTGGAATAGTATGATAGCTCAGGCGAAATTCCAAATGATGAAGGTCTATAGCATGCTCATGGGGGATGATAGTAGAATTGATTGGTATCACTTAATGAGTCATAACTTTGCTAGGCCTAGAGCAAAGGTGATAATGTGGCTAGCTATTCAAGACAGACTGCCTACCAAGATGAGGCTCCACAGATTGGGTTTGCTGCAAGATACAACCTGTGCCTTATGTGGTGTGGCTGAGGAAAGTGTTGATCATATTCTGTTCCATTGTAGCCACACTGTGAGATTGTGGGATAGATTGCTAGAATGGCTCGATAAACAGACTGCAGGTACGATGAATTTCAACTGGATCAAGAGGGTTACCAAAGGAAAAGGCCAGAACAAAGGGATGCTTAAAGCTACCTTGACTGAAGTGGTTTATGGCATCTGGATGCACAGGAATAAAAGAATTTTTGACACTGTGATGGATAATATGGATATTCAGTGTATGGCTAGGGATATTATTGATACCCTAGTGTATAGACGGTGGCAAAAACCAAATTATAGGAAAATTATAGTCAATACTCTTATGTAA